In Rhizobium sp. BT04, the following proteins share a genomic window:
- a CDS encoding SMP-30/gluconolactonase/LRE family protein codes for MAEASIYEIHDPRFRQLIVTSAGLDELYSSCRWAEGPVWFNDANQLLWSDIPNQRMLRWTPESGVSVYRQPSNFTNGHTRDRQGRLISCEHGARRVTRTEVDGSITVLADRFEGARLNSPNDVVVKSDGTIWFTDPTYGIMSDYEGYRAIPEQPSRNVYRLDPATGVLAAVVKDFTQPNGLAFSPDETILYVADSAASHDESLPRHIRAFDVVDGERLTNGRVFCLIDTGIPDGIRTDVNGNLWSSAGDGVHCFDPMGKLIGKIRVPQTVANLTFGGPRRNRLFIAATRSVYAVYVAVSGAQVP; via the coding sequence ATGGCAGAGGCCAGCATCTACGAAATCCACGACCCGCGCTTCCGGCAGTTGATCGTCACGAGCGCCGGTCTCGACGAACTCTATTCCTCCTGCCGCTGGGCGGAGGGTCCCGTCTGGTTCAACGATGCGAACCAGCTCTTGTGGAGTGATATTCCCAACCAGCGCATGCTGCGATGGACGCCGGAAAGCGGCGTCTCCGTCTATCGGCAGCCCTCCAACTTCACCAACGGCCACACGCGCGACCGGCAGGGCCGGCTGATCTCCTGCGAACATGGTGCGCGCCGCGTCACCCGCACCGAGGTCGACGGCTCGATCACCGTGCTTGCCGATCGTTTCGAGGGCGCCAGGCTCAATTCGCCGAACGACGTGGTGGTGAAATCGGACGGCACGATCTGGTTCACCGATCCCACCTACGGCATCATGTCGGACTATGAAGGCTATCGCGCCATACCCGAGCAGCCGAGCCGCAACGTCTATCGGCTCGACCCGGCGACCGGCGTGCTTGCGGCTGTCGTCAAGGATTTCACCCAGCCGAACGGCCTCGCCTTCTCGCCCGACGAGACAATCCTCTATGTGGCGGATTCGGCCGCTAGCCATGACGAAAGCCTGCCGCGTCACATCCGCGCTTTCGACGTGGTCGACGGCGAAAGGCTCACCAACGGCCGCGTCTTCTGCCTGATCGACACCGGCATTCCGGATGGCATCCGCACCGACGTGAATGGAAACCTCTGGTCGAGTGCTGGGGATGGCGTGCACTGCTTCGACCCAATGGGCAAGCTGATCGGCAAGATCCGCGTGCCGCAAACCGTCGCCAACCTCACCTTCGGTGGCCCCAGACGCAATCGGCTGTTCATTGCGGCGACGCGGTCGGTTTATGCGGTCTATGTCGCAGTCAGCGGCGCTCAGGTGCCGTGA
- a CDS encoding LLM class flavin-dependent oxidoreductase: protein MTLPNGLQVGIGVDLAVYPFDNHASQRDFWRTLVSRLDEVVEFITLEDGFAAAGGDGLDAILLANWLAPRSRKIGIIAGAPVNYLEPFHISTAIATLDYVSEGRAGLFAQQLRGDRALQAKQAIGALDGFPTTDGAALEQDAKDAIEVIRRLWDSWEEDAIIRDRESFRFLDGAKLHYINFESAAFKVLGPSITPRPPQGQPVVAAVQIEGDDASATADVVFIRPGIPERINLRTLPGNPKTQAVFVDLDVDAEPISVAGFAAQVARVAASGADGVRLILRDPSQLDHLVNELLPALRAASLLRKPGSGTLRERLGLPKAINRYTSAA, encoded by the coding sequence ATGACGCTTCCCAATGGACTTCAAGTCGGCATCGGCGTTGATCTCGCCGTATACCCGTTCGACAACCACGCCTCCCAGCGCGATTTTTGGCGGACCCTGGTTTCCCGTCTTGACGAGGTGGTCGAATTCATCACTTTGGAGGACGGTTTCGCTGCAGCCGGCGGCGACGGGCTGGATGCCATTCTGCTTGCCAACTGGCTGGCGCCGCGCAGCCGCAAGATCGGCATCATCGCCGGCGCCCCGGTCAACTATCTGGAACCTTTCCACATTTCGACCGCCATCGCGACCCTGGATTATGTCAGCGAGGGCCGGGCCGGGCTTTTCGCGCAACAGCTCCGCGGCGATCGCGCCCTGCAGGCAAAGCAGGCGATCGGCGCACTCGACGGTTTTCCCACGACAGACGGGGCGGCACTGGAACAGGACGCAAAAGACGCGATCGAGGTCATCCGCCGCCTGTGGGACAGCTGGGAAGAAGACGCCATCATCCGCGACCGGGAGAGCTTTCGCTTCTTGGACGGCGCCAAACTGCACTACATCAATTTCGAAAGCGCGGCATTCAAAGTCCTCGGGCCGTCCATCACACCGCGCCCGCCGCAAGGCCAGCCGGTCGTGGCCGCCGTCCAGATCGAAGGCGACGACGCCTCGGCCACGGCCGATGTCGTCTTCATTCGGCCCGGCATCCCGGAAAGGATCAATCTCCGCACCCTTCCAGGTAATCCGAAAACACAAGCCGTCTTTGTCGATCTCGACGTCGATGCTGAGCCGATTTCCGTCGCCGGGTTTGCCGCGCAAGTTGCCCGGGTCGCAGCATCAGGCGCCGATGGTGTCCGCCTGATCCTCCGAGATCCCAGCCAACTCGATCACCTCGTCAACGAACTCCTTCCGGCGCTCAGAGCCGCGTCTCTTTTACGAAAGCCGGGAAGCGGGACGCTTCGCGAGCGCCTCGGCCTGCCCAAGGCCATCAATCGCTACACCTCTGCTGCGTGA
- a CDS encoding LLM class flavin-dependent oxidoreductase, with protein sequence MTKKQVILGAQFPGVNNFTVWSDPAAGSQIAFSSFRHFAETVERGKFDFIFLAEGLRVREQGGRFHELDVAGRPNTLAILTALASITDHVGLIGTLTTTFNEPYPLARQLATLDILSGGRAGWNVVTSPGAFTGANFRRGDHLPHRERYERAREFLETARKLWTEGGFAAGSRHFDIGGQSALSPLPQGAPVIAQAGDSDEGRELAASHADLIYSRHGSLEAGQAFYADVKRRLTKYGRSPNALKILPGANFVIGDTQADAQEKLRAIRLQQVSPRNAIVFLEQVWNRDLSSYDPEGPLPEIEPDISETRLAQGRANNQDVAGRLETARVWRELAERDKLSIRQLIIRVTGRQHFVGTPDEIATEINRYVQADAADGFVFAPHLTPSGFDEFVDRVVPILQERGVYRRDYGEGTLRSNLGLPDPTAQYSTPPLAAAV encoded by the coding sequence ATGACCAAGAAACAGGTTATCCTGGGAGCCCAGTTTCCCGGCGTCAACAACTTCACAGTCTGGAGCGATCCGGCGGCCGGAAGCCAGATCGCGTTTTCGTCGTTCCGGCATTTTGCCGAAACCGTGGAGCGCGGAAAATTCGACTTCATCTTTCTGGCGGAGGGTCTGCGGGTCCGCGAGCAGGGTGGCCGCTTCCATGAGCTTGATGTCGCCGGTCGCCCCAATACGCTGGCGATCCTGACGGCGCTGGCATCGATCACCGATCATGTCGGCCTGATCGGCACCCTGACCACCACCTTCAACGAACCCTATCCGCTGGCGCGGCAACTGGCGACGCTCGATATTCTCTCCGGCGGACGTGCCGGCTGGAATGTCGTCACCTCCCCGGGCGCATTTACCGGCGCGAATTTCCGTCGTGGCGATCACCTGCCGCACCGGGAGCGCTACGAACGCGCCCGCGAATTCCTCGAAACCGCGCGCAAGCTGTGGACCGAGGGGGGCTTCGCGGCCGGTTCCAGGCATTTCGACATTGGCGGGCAATCGGCATTGTCGCCGCTTCCGCAAGGCGCGCCGGTGATCGCGCAGGCGGGAGATTCCGACGAGGGGCGCGAGCTTGCCGCCAGCCATGCCGACCTGATCTATTCCCGCCACGGCTCGCTCGAAGCCGGGCAGGCCTTCTATGCCGATGTGAAGCGGCGTCTGACGAAATACGGCCGCAGCCCGAATGCGCTGAAGATCCTGCCCGGCGCCAATTTCGTCATCGGCGACACCCAGGCGGATGCGCAGGAGAAGCTGAGAGCGATCCGTCTTCAGCAGGTCAGCCCCAGGAATGCGATCGTGTTTCTGGAGCAAGTCTGGAACCGGGATCTTTCCAGCTACGACCCGGAGGGACCTCTGCCTGAGATCGAGCCAGATATTTCCGAGACGCGGCTGGCGCAGGGGCGCGCCAACAATCAGGACGTCGCCGGCAGACTGGAAACCGCGCGTGTCTGGCGCGAGCTGGCCGAGCGCGACAAGCTCAGTATTCGCCAACTGATCATTCGCGTCACCGGCCGGCAGCATTTCGTCGGCACGCCGGATGAAATCGCCACCGAGATCAACCGCTATGTGCAGGCCGACGCGGCCGACGGATTTGTCTTCGCACCGCATCTGACGCCCAGCGGCTTCGACGAATTCGTCGACCGGGTCGTGCCGATCCTGCAGGAAAGAGGTGTCTACCGGCGCGACTACGGCGAGGGCACGCTGCGTTCCAACCTCGGGCTGCCGGATCCGACCGCGCAATATTCGACACCGCCTCTCGCCGCTGCCGTTTAG
- a CDS encoding ABC transporter substrate-binding protein, translating into MVTRRDFLAGTGIAALSLSAGLRPSPTEAKDLPASGGSLSWGVETEPSTLNPHLNGQAKAKLILRNAYETLLARTPDGGYVPWLAKSYSVSDDGKTYTFTLRDDVTFSDGEKLDAAAVALNFTKLKEPTYSGSISAGHVSYVSEAIAVDSHTVVLKLNDAYSPFLDGAAGIEILSPKSFSSSQLKSGGPDIAGTGPFILDRYVKGQEIRFKKNPGYNWAPENAAHQGPAYLDEVIYRFLPESAVRTGALTSGQVHVIEGIAGNDAAVFKDNPDFTYQSAINTGTPYTLFLNVTAGPTTDVKVRKAVLAAIDVERVIASVYRGERKRAWGILTPADTDFYDKSIEGRYGFDAGLANSLLDEAGWTARDADGFRTKDGKRLTIEIVQSQATLRDQRDILLQAVQAQARQNAGIDLALQYVDAGTYANRQKDGQYGIIPNSTTTQENGVTIYFHYLPRAKGGSINYSRTEAPEISAWLAEAASTLDAGKRFEIYAELQRFALLDQALGLPLYVPDDQIAASIAVKGVGFRPFKRLPENAYDIWLQQPA; encoded by the coding sequence GTGGTAACAAGACGAGATTTTCTAGCCGGCACCGGCATTGCGGCCCTCTCCCTGTCGGCAGGATTGCGGCCTTCCCCGACAGAGGCCAAGGATCTGCCGGCCAGCGGCGGCTCGCTGAGCTGGGGCGTCGAAACGGAACCGAGCACGCTCAATCCGCATCTGAACGGCCAAGCCAAGGCCAAGCTGATCCTGCGGAATGCCTATGAAACATTGCTGGCCCGCACGCCGGATGGCGGCTACGTGCCGTGGCTGGCGAAAAGCTATTCGGTCTCCGACGATGGCAAGACCTATACTTTCACCCTGCGCGACGATGTGACCTTCAGTGACGGCGAAAAGCTCGATGCGGCCGCCGTGGCGCTCAACTTCACCAAGCTGAAAGAGCCGACCTATTCCGGCAGCATCAGTGCCGGTCACGTTTCGTATGTCTCCGAAGCGATTGCGGTGGATTCCCACACGGTGGTGCTGAAGCTTAACGACGCCTATTCGCCCTTCCTCGACGGCGCCGCCGGCATAGAGATCCTGTCGCCGAAATCATTCTCGTCGTCGCAGCTGAAGTCGGGTGGCCCTGACATCGCAGGCACTGGCCCCTTCATTCTCGACCGCTATGTCAAGGGCCAGGAAATCCGCTTCAAGAAGAACCCTGGTTATAATTGGGCTCCTGAAAACGCAGCTCATCAGGGCCCTGCCTATCTCGACGAGGTGATTTATCGTTTCCTGCCGGAGTCGGCGGTGCGAACGGGCGCGCTGACCTCCGGACAGGTGCATGTCATCGAAGGCATAGCCGGCAATGATGCTGCCGTTTTCAAGGACAATCCGGATTTCACCTACCAAAGCGCCATCAACACCGGAACGCCCTACACGCTCTTCCTCAACGTGACGGCCGGCCCGACCACCGACGTCAAAGTGCGCAAGGCGGTGTTGGCGGCCATCGACGTGGAGCGGGTGATCGCCTCGGTCTATCGCGGGGAACGCAAGCGTGCCTGGGGCATTCTCACGCCCGCCGACACGGATTTTTACGACAAGAGCATCGAGGGCCGTTACGGCTTCGACGCTGGGCTCGCCAACAGCCTTCTCGACGAGGCAGGCTGGACCGCAAGGGACGCCGATGGTTTCCGCACGAAGGATGGCAAGCGCCTGACCATCGAGATCGTGCAGTCCCAGGCGACGCTGCGTGACCAGCGCGACATCCTCCTCCAGGCCGTCCAGGCGCAGGCCCGCCAGAACGCCGGCATCGATCTTGCCTTGCAATATGTCGATGCCGGGACCTATGCGAACCGTCAGAAGGACGGGCAGTACGGCATCATCCCCAATTCGACCACGACGCAGGAAAACGGCGTCACCATCTATTTCCATTATCTGCCGCGCGCCAAGGGCGGATCGATCAATTACAGCCGCACGGAAGCACCGGAAATTTCCGCCTGGCTTGCTGAAGCTGCCTCGACGCTCGATGCCGGGAAACGCTTCGAGATCTACGCTGAACTGCAGCGCTTTGCGCTGCTCGATCAAGCGCTCGGACTGCCGCTCTATGTGCCTGATGATCAGATCGCCGCCTCCATTGCGGTCAAGGGCGTCGGTTTCCGGCCGTTCAAGCGGCTTCCTGAAAACGCATACGACATCTGGCTGCAGCAGCCGGCATGA
- a CDS encoding ABC transporter substrate-binding protein, translating into MPIRRQFLTVTAAVLAASMLPGLSIAEDAKPVSGGKLAWGVETEPATLNPQLNGQDKTKLLLRNAYESLLARTAKGGYVPWLATEYKISEDGKTYTFKLRNDVSFTDGQKLNAEAIVTNFTKLKDAAYSGSVSAGPVSRIEEVKAVGDDTVSFTLKQVYAPFLDYVASLEILSPSAFASSQLKSGGPEIAGTGPFILKRYAKGQEIQFAKNPSYNWAPKIAAHQGPAYLDEVTYRFLPESSVRAGALTSGQVDVIEGISGNDAALFKENADFSYQTALNTGTPYSLFLKVTWGPTQDIQVRKALVASIDVDAVLKAVYRGERTRAWGITSPIDPQFYDKSIEKAYGADPKLANRLLDEAGWTTRDADGFRTKDGKRLTIEVVQAQATVRDQRDVLLQALQAQARQNAGIDLAIVFVDAGTYTDRRKTGQFGSIANSNTPTDAIDIEYHYLPLDKGGTINYSRAAAPELAQWLNEAASTLDNKKRFELYAGLQRFAIVDQAYALPLYEPEDQVAAADYVKGISFRPFKQLPESAYDIWRSE; encoded by the coding sequence ATGCCTATCCGCAGACAGTTCCTGACCGTGACCGCAGCCGTTCTTGCGGCCTCCATGCTGCCGGGTCTTTCCATTGCTGAAGATGCCAAGCCTGTTAGTGGCGGCAAGTTGGCATGGGGCGTCGAAACGGAGCCCGCCACGCTCAACCCGCAACTGAACGGCCAGGACAAGACCAAGCTTCTGCTGCGCAACGCCTATGAATCGCTGCTCGCCCGAACGGCCAAGGGTGGATACGTTCCGTGGCTGGCGACCGAGTACAAGATTTCCGAGGACGGCAAGACCTACACATTCAAGCTGCGCAATGACGTCAGCTTCACCGATGGCCAGAAACTGAACGCTGAAGCCATCGTGACGAATTTCACCAAGCTCAAGGATGCGGCCTATTCCGGCAGTGTCAGCGCCGGCCCGGTCTCGCGTATCGAGGAGGTGAAGGCCGTGGGCGACGACACCGTCTCCTTCACGCTCAAGCAGGTCTATGCCCCTTTCCTCGACTATGTCGCCAGCTTGGAAATCCTCTCTCCTTCCGCTTTCGCCTCTTCGCAGCTGAAGTCCGGAGGACCTGAAATCGCCGGCACCGGACCCTTCATCCTGAAGCGCTACGCCAAGGGCCAGGAAATCCAGTTCGCCAAAAACCCCTCCTATAACTGGGCGCCGAAAATTGCAGCCCATCAGGGGCCGGCCTATCTCGACGAAGTGACCTATCGCTTTCTGCCGGAATCCTCGGTGCGGGCCGGGGCGCTCACCTCAGGCCAGGTCGACGTGATCGAAGGCATTTCCGGCAATGATGCGGCGCTGTTTAAGGAAAATGCCGATTTCAGCTATCAGACCGCATTGAACACCGGCACGCCCTATTCGCTCTTCCTGAAGGTCACCTGGGGGCCAACCCAGGATATCCAGGTGCGAAAGGCGCTGGTGGCGTCCATCGATGTGGATGCCGTGTTGAAAGCAGTCTATCGCGGCGAGCGCACGCGGGCCTGGGGCATCACCTCCCCGATCGATCCGCAGTTCTACGACAAGAGCATCGAAAAGGCCTACGGCGCCGATCCGAAGCTCGCCAACCGCCTGCTGGATGAAGCCGGCTGGACGACGCGCGATGCCGACGGTTTCCGCACGAAGGACGGCAAGCGTCTGACCATCGAGGTCGTTCAGGCCCAGGCCACGGTGCGCGACCAGCGCGACGTGCTGCTGCAGGCGCTGCAGGCGCAGGCGCGTCAGAATGCCGGCATCGATCTCGCCATCGTCTTCGTCGATGCGGGCACCTATACGGACCGGCGCAAAACCGGCCAGTTCGGCTCGATCGCCAATTCCAATACACCGACCGACGCCATCGACATCGAATATCACTACCTGCCCCTGGATAAGGGCGGCACCATCAATTACAGCCGCGCCGCCGCGCCTGAACTGGCGCAATGGCTGAACGAGGCCGCCTCGACCCTCGACAACAAGAAGCGCTTCGAACTCTATGCGGGTCTGCAGCGCTTTGCCATTGTCGACCAGGCTTATGCCCTGCCGCTGTACGAGCCTGAGGATCAGGTGGCGGCAGCCGACTATGTGAAGGGCATCAGCTTCCGTCCCTTCAAGCAGCTGCCCGAAAGCGCCTACGACATCTGGCGCAGCGAATAA
- a CDS encoding MsnO8 family LLM class oxidoreductase, whose product MSYALSFLDKSPIHGPEPAAAALQRSLSLAKRAEDLGYRRFWVAEHHNSPSLASSSPEVLISFLLARTSRINIGSGGVMLQHYSAYKVAENFNLLAALAPGRVDLGVGKAPGGLPLSTRALQQAYDPERKPSFSEQLTELDGFLHHGDAGQSQDERPVAFPVPDQPPGRFVLGASAESATLAARLGWGFVYAAHIHGDASAIAEALAAYRNAGGTSALLALSVITAETNALAESIGGETRRFRVEVEGGQAVNVGSEDQAREYVRQSGKTQYQIEERSPRLIRGTPSSVHAELQQLHRTYGVAEFIIDCPLSDGAQRLKTIELLAAGRAAIAA is encoded by the coding sequence ATGTCATACGCCCTCAGTTTTCTCGATAAAAGTCCGATCCATGGCCCGGAACCGGCAGCCGCAGCGCTGCAACGCAGCCTGAGCCTGGCCAAAAGGGCCGAGGATCTCGGCTATCGGCGGTTCTGGGTGGCCGAACATCATAACTCTCCCAGCCTCGCAAGCTCGTCGCCTGAGGTGTTGATCTCATTTCTGCTGGCTCGAACAAGCCGCATCAACATCGGCTCCGGCGGAGTCATGCTCCAGCATTACAGTGCCTACAAGGTCGCGGAGAATTTCAACCTGCTTGCCGCTCTCGCGCCGGGCCGGGTCGATCTCGGCGTCGGCAAGGCGCCCGGGGGCCTGCCGCTGTCGACGCGCGCCCTGCAGCAGGCCTACGACCCCGAACGCAAGCCGTCCTTCTCAGAGCAATTGACCGAACTCGATGGTTTTCTGCACCACGGAGACGCCGGCCAATCGCAGGACGAACGTCCTGTCGCCTTTCCGGTGCCGGACCAGCCGCCCGGCCGCTTTGTGCTCGGCGCAAGTGCGGAGAGCGCGACGCTCGCCGCCCGTCTCGGATGGGGCTTTGTCTATGCCGCGCATATCCACGGAGATGCGAGCGCGATCGCCGAAGCGCTGGCGGCTTACCGCAATGCGGGCGGCACATCGGCGCTGTTGGCCCTGAGCGTCATCACCGCAGAAACGAATGCGCTTGCCGAAAGCATCGGCGGCGAGACCCGCCGGTTCCGGGTCGAGGTCGAAGGCGGCCAGGCAGTGAATGTCGGCAGCGAGGATCAGGCGCGCGAATATGTGCGCCAGTCGGGCAAGACGCAGTACCAGATCGAGGAGCGAAGCCCGCGCCTCATTCGCGGCACGCCGTCGAGCGTCCATGCCGAGCTGCAGCAGCTGCACAGGACCTATGGTGTCGCCGAATTCATCATTGACTGCCCGCTGTCGGATGGGGCGCAACGCCTGAAAACGATCGAACTCCTGGCAGCCGGGCGCGCAGCCATCGCCGCCTGA
- a CDS encoding GNAT family N-acetyltransferase, giving the protein MTDIVVRSSLLDPAAQPLIDGLVSEYDGRYGAASRPGGARAEIFRYPVSLFSHPLGDFLLLQRNGQTVAGGAFMSHDDETAEMKRIWTHPHLRRQGLARAIVLALEESAAQLGYTRSYLSTGFRQPEAVALYLSLGYRPLFDPSADPSLYRSLPFEKHIGEKAGQVGTTPIYPPAASFEEATARVTALKTAQEAKIRDRLASHDASAA; this is encoded by the coding sequence ATGACTGATATAGTTGTCCGGTCATCATTGCTGGACCCTGCTGCCCAGCCCCTGATCGACGGGCTGGTCAGCGAATATGACGGGAGATACGGAGCCGCGAGCCGCCCCGGCGGGGCGCGGGCGGAGATCTTCCGTTATCCCGTTTCGCTGTTTTCCCATCCATTGGGAGATTTCCTGCTGCTGCAGCGGAATGGTCAAACCGTTGCCGGCGGCGCCTTCATGAGCCACGACGATGAGACGGCCGAAATGAAGCGGATCTGGACGCATCCGCATCTCAGGCGTCAGGGCTTGGCCCGCGCCATCGTTCTGGCGCTCGAGGAAAGCGCCGCGCAGCTTGGTTACACCAGATCCTATCTCTCGACAGGCTTCCGCCAGCCCGAGGCGGTCGCCCTTTATCTGTCGCTCGGCTACCGCCCGCTGTTCGATCCATCAGCCGATCCCTCTCTCTATCGTTCGCTGCCGTTCGAAAAACATATCGGCGAAAAGGCAGGGCAGGTGGGGACAACACCGATCTATCCGCCCGCAGCCTCCTTCGAAGAGGCGACTGCGCGGGTCACCGCGCTGAAGACAGCACAGGAAGCGAAGATCAGGGACCGGCTGGCAAGCCACGACGCCTCCGCCGCATGA
- a CDS encoding ABC transporter permease — protein sequence MSVSSTAPEQGNGRPVRLLRAALSRPGVIVSSLFLLLVAVATIWPHVLTAADPIAADPLQAQLPPSINHWFGTDHLGRDVFSRVVHGARYSILIGVSAVAIAAVVGSLLGLVSGLARGLVDEAISRFLDVVSSFPDLLLALVLISFTGPGTVNLIFALGVASVPRFARVVRAQTFVIAKSGYVEQAKTFGLTPRVLVIRHVLPHAIAQVPILATIGLGTTIIQAAGLSFLGMGPQPPAPEWGAMLAEARNYLRVAWWIGVWPGLAITLTVIAISVLGKRWQLAFEGRRQS from the coding sequence ATGAGTGTTTCCTCCACGGCGCCGGAGCAAGGAAACGGCCGACCCGTCCGCCTGCTCCGCGCGGCCCTGTCCCGACCGGGCGTTATCGTATCCTCACTTTTCCTGTTACTGGTGGCGGTTGCAACCATCTGGCCGCATGTCCTGACCGCGGCCGATCCGATCGCCGCCGACCCGTTGCAGGCGCAGTTGCCGCCTTCCATCAACCATTGGTTCGGCACCGATCATCTTGGCAGGGATGTCTTTTCCCGTGTCGTGCATGGCGCCCGCTACTCCATTCTGATCGGCGTCAGCGCCGTTGCCATCGCTGCCGTCGTCGGCTCGCTGCTCGGTCTTGTCTCGGGCCTCGCCCGCGGTCTCGTCGACGAAGCGATTTCGCGTTTCCTCGACGTGGTTTCCTCCTTTCCGGATCTGCTGCTGGCGCTGGTGCTGATCTCATTCACCGGTCCCGGCACCGTCAACCTGATCTTCGCGCTCGGCGTGGCATCGGTGCCCCGTTTTGCCAGGGTGGTGCGCGCGCAGACCTTCGTGATCGCCAAAAGCGGCTATGTCGAACAGGCCAAAACATTCGGGCTGACGCCGCGCGTGCTGGTCATCCGCCATGTCCTGCCGCATGCGATAGCCCAGGTTCCAATTCTGGCGACGATCGGCCTCGGCACGACGATCATCCAGGCCGCCGGCCTGAGCTTTCTCGGCATGGGGCCGCAGCCTCCGGCACCGGAATGGGGCGCAATGCTGGCCGAAGCCCGCAATTACCTTCGCGTCGCCTGGTGGATCGGGGTGTGGCCCGGTCTTGCCATCACGCTGACGGTCATTGCCATCAGCGTTCTCGGAAAACGCTGGCAATTGGCCTTCGAAGGCAGGAGGCAGTCGTGA
- a CDS encoding ABC transporter permease: MTADNTTVLGKAPAAFFSRRRRLNRNSLSSQILARFGSGILVLWAAVSLSFISLQLAPGDIVSLLIGEQLRTPEVEAAIRAEWGLDEPLLTQYFSYLSRILHGDFGRSYILQTDVSGLVLSQMLPTLKLTAAALVVAVVFAVASAVITAGKRLPRSIAGGIELILISTPTFWLGILLLFVFSFTLKLFPVSGDRDISALVLPALSLGLSLGAVIGQVLREGLERALEEPFALTVRSWGAGDLVLRLRHGLRHAALPAVTLTGWLIGNLLSGAVITEAVFGRPGLGRITVNAVLAHDLPVVLAVAVLSAFVYVVLSTLVDILYLLLDPRLRNDARGAGR, encoded by the coding sequence ATGACTGCTGATAACACGACGGTCCTGGGCAAGGCGCCCGCCGCCTTTTTCTCGCGGCGGCGCCGGCTGAATCGCAACAGCCTGAGCTCGCAGATCCTGGCCCGGTTCGGCTCCGGTATCCTTGTTCTGTGGGCGGCGGTGAGCCTGAGCTTCATCAGTCTCCAGCTCGCCCCTGGCGACATTGTCAGCCTTCTGATCGGTGAACAGTTGCGAACGCCGGAGGTGGAAGCCGCCATCCGCGCCGAGTGGGGTCTGGATGAGCCGCTGCTGACGCAATATTTCTCATATCTCTCGCGTATCCTGCATGGCGATTTCGGCCGTTCCTACATCCTGCAAACCGACGTTTCCGGCCTGGTCCTATCGCAAATGCTGCCGACCTTGAAGCTGACGGCGGCGGCACTGGTGGTTGCGGTGGTATTTGCGGTGGCCAGCGCCGTCATCACCGCCGGCAAGCGCCTGCCCCGCAGCATCGCTGGCGGGATCGAGCTCATTCTGATCTCGACGCCGACCTTCTGGCTCGGCATCCTGCTGCTGTTCGTCTTCTCCTTCACGCTGAAGCTTTTCCCCGTCTCCGGCGACCGGGATATTTCCGCACTGGTGCTGCCGGCCCTGTCGCTCGGCCTCTCTCTCGGCGCCGTCATCGGCCAGGTTCTGCGTGAGGGGCTGGAGCGGGCTCTGGAAGAGCCGTTCGCCCTGACCGTTCGCAGCTGGGGTGCCGGCGACCTCGTCCTGCGGCTGCGGCATGGCCTGCGGCACGCCGCTCTGCCCGCCGTCACGCTGACAGGCTGGCTGATCGGCAACCTGCTGTCCGGCGCCGTCATCACCGAGGCGGTGTTCGGCCGGCCGGGGCTTGGGCGGATCACGGTCAACGCCGTTCTGGCGCATGACCTGCCGGTCGTGCTGGCGGTCGCCGTGCTTTCCGCCTTCGTTTATGTCGTGCTGAGCACGCTGGTCGACATTCTCTATCTGCTGCTCGACCCTCGCCTGCGCAACGACGCCAGGGGGGCAGGCCGATGA